gaataggagacaacaagacatcaccAAGCCGCAATCATCTTTGATGACGCTCGAGAAGCACCGGGAGATCGTATGGGAAGCTcatatgcatccaccctacagtccagaACCTGGGAGCAAGTGACTATCAGCTGTTCCTGTCTGTGGCCAGGGTGCTTGGGTGTAAAAATTTAGCCTCAATTGAGGcttgtgaaaattggttgttcgggttttttgccaatagggattAGGGCTTCTacaagaagggcattatgaagttgaattctcgTTGGGAACAAGTTTCCcaacagaacagggcatacttggcttaaattgaataattttaacacTTCTTAGaaagcaatgaaataaaatgaaaaatacgaaattactttttcaccaacCTGTTATGagatatattcatttttcattatctttataattaaagGAAAGTTTGTTGTGCATGAATGTATGAAAGCCAGCCACCGGGTGCACTGTACATAGTGCTCCACTTACACAAAGTTGCTTATTACTTATATCTCTTCTAGaataatgaaaacatatttggaaaataaaataaaaactgatcaGATTGCAAACTTTAGAAAATTtcagagacaaaaaaaaatccttaaaatttacaactatcAAAGTATATTTGCTATGATGACTTACCCAACATCAAATTTGCAAAATCAAACGCTAATTTGGCATCTCCAATCATAACAGGACAGATGGGATGATCATCACCACTCAGAGTAAAGCCTGCCTGGGTCATTTTTGAACGGAATCGTAAAGTGTTGccatgaatttttttcaaaagagaagAGTCCAACATTAAGATGTCAAAAACTTTACTCGCAGAGGATACTACAGCGGGAGGAATGTAATTGGAGAACAAATGGGGTCTTGTACGCTGCCTCAATAAATCCACAACCTGTTTGGATGCAGTTGTATAGCCACTAGATGCTCCACCAAGTACTTTTCCAAGAGTGgaattaataatatcaactttTCCTTCCAATCCAAAGAACTCTTCTGTTCCTCGCCCTGTTTTACCAAAAAAACCCGTAGCATGGCATTCGTCCATAAAGATCAAGGCGTTATATCTACAAGTATTAAGATAATAATAGCGTCAGTAAGACTTTCATGGAGGAGTATGTTATTTACTTCTCTGCAAGCTCCACAATGTCAGGTAAGGGAGTCACATTTCCATCCATGGAGAAGACTCCATCTGTAACAATAAGGCGAGATCGAGCATACTTGCTTTCTTGAAGCTTGCTCTCCAAATCTAAGAGAGAAAGTATCAGGACATGGATTCAATAAGGAATGACATGCATAAATTTGATAGGATGGGTAATTAAAAGGATATACGTTTGTAGGATCTACACGCATTCATCATACATACGCGTACGTAACCCCTCTACACCTTCTGATCCGGAATAAGTAATCAAAGGGatgtgttaaaatatttttacaaataaatgaaacattatatttactttatgtGGGAATATAACTTCTTTGTGAGTATTCCAGGTTTCTATAATTCCATATCACATTATGCTTACAACACTAGTACGTATATATTAGGACTAGGATAGTACACCCTTCAGGGTACACAGTTTTGGTACagtataattgtaaaaagaaaaattaatagaatcattttttgataattcattttctgtataaataagtcattactaaatatatacttaacttctctaaaaaacaaaggttCATATAAAATGTTCCGAACCGAACTTCTGTACAACTTTCTACCTTACTagccctaatatatatatatagcttgaaaagtgtttgcacattgtaatttattttgtacattggGCCTTTCCACTAATTATACcgtgagtttatttttattttaacttgtcCTTAATGACTAGAGATGCCATAAAACATGTCCTCCCATCatgttataataaaagaaacataaacaAAAGTGGTCACCCTGTCAATAGGAAGAATATTTGAACaacttagctgttatgacgtttcattagatctcCTGGAAGTATTAGTGATTACTTAAGACTTAAATGTgttttcttcaagaattaaataataaagattgcagctttgtcaaataaaaaacccttATTTAGATTGTTAACTATAAAAAGCCCTTTCCGCTTTCTTgtacatgttttatacaccCGTAAATCCCACACAGAGTATGCCACaggaatttatatatgaaattctACACTTAACACTAGGAAATGATTCAATCTCAACTTGCCTTTCATATCCTTGTGAGCATATCTATACTTTTTGGCTTTGCATAGACGAATTCCATCAATGATAGAGGCATGATTTAAAGAATCAGAGAGAAGCGCATCCTCTGGACCCAACAATTTCTCAAATAAACCAGCATTCGCGTCAAAACAACTAGCATATAAAATTGTATCTTCACGTCCGTGAAAGCGCGAGATTTTATCCTCCAAttcctataaaaagaaaataataattttgaaaaaatgagttGCATTTTGTctgcgtctaaaactgaacactcctttaaattttaggcgtttttccttgtctacaggcttgagggcttgacgaggggttctcttgtagaccttaaggcaaagatctttcttaactagctgGTCCATGGTCCTTCAGCTGACGTTGAACtacctggagaggccgctgacggtgaccttggctatcttgtcctcgacagactttttcacgggaGCAACCATTTcatccgaccttcgaggccttgacatAGATCTTGTGGttgcctcaggagtccctttggctaccacgctgtaaacggtggtgcagATGCAGTTCAGAGCCTTGGAAATTTTAGGGGGAGTTTTTcaccgcgcggaaagttccaaaattgccaCTCGACGTTTCTCGATATTATCGcttgttgtttcactgttgctatttagattttgctggagttttgtttataactagtcaagatccttgcctcgaagtataaaccgttTTCgtctcaataaaatcacgaatatgtgcatggcgtaaaatttaaaggagtgttcagtttttagacgcgcacaccggTATAGATAAAAGTAAGAACTTTGCAAGACTGTTGGactcaaattatataaagtacaccgtagtggttcccaaacttttttaagtTCGACCCTTAAATTATGTGGTTAGACAAAAGAGAGAAATACAACTtagaaataatagaatatatattataaatataaaatcagcgGTATATGAACTATTTCGAATCTTTTCAGTCctatcaattctcttttttgcGGTAAATAAAGTAAGAATGTTGACttatatacaaataacattACAGGCTGGGCATgtaaaaacagttttatataCGTATCAAGATCTTAATTTGACGTCTGTGCACTGAGCACTGAGCCaagtaagtttattttatgtttaattttgaacACAAAAACTCGAAAATCATCCTCCACGTGAAGCCGCGATGTGTTTATTTTGGAAAGTAAGCTAATACGAACAAGATCTTctcacataaaaaaagttataagtaaatgaaaaatccctataattgaaattagtgtttttattaagatatttagtAGACactccatatttaaaaataacgatGATTCCGTGtcgttgaataatttttttgtgtgattaaaatattaaaaaaccaaatGTAAATCAATAGTTGAttagaatttatatattatattatacctttataaaagatttatgtgttgtgttttttttgttctttaaggAATGAGTGAAAGAAATTATAAGGTGAGATTGAACATCTTTTTAAcggttttatatattttcttaaaaatggaaGGATGGttcaaagtttcaaaaataaaacttttataagaaGTATTTCTTTgcatagagattttttttttttaatgaaaggaaatgcataaaaaagttgtacactttttcaatatattaaatagtgaTGTATCTTCttctgaaaatatatgaaaagcaGAAAAGAAATTAATCGCTCATTTTTAGcccctttttccaaaagaagaaaaacttctaacttttaataaaaaaatttctagtatAAAACATTGCAGAGGGGGGGGCACCCCCTGCCCTCTGCGGACACCCTGCTGATATACTTCATATTGAAAGATTTTGTTGATCAATGAAACACTGATCCGTTCTCAGTGAAGTGGACTCCAAAATATCCCATACACCCTCTCTCCCCCCATCCTAAACAATCTTTCAATTGGTACTCCCCCCACCCCCCCACCGGTACTCGGTACTGGACGTCATAAATGAATAAcctctatgtatgtacatagaggTCATGTATTCGTCTCAAAGTTCAGACGTCACGTCCTATACCTTAAAAGTGCGTCCGATTAAGGACATGAAAGACCATTCTATGCAATAATCTAtgctaaatgacgtcattatagaATCGAATCAGTGACATTCATTGCTATATCTATAACAAATCTCTAGTTGACAATAAATGGATCATATATTTCCATATAAGTGGGATAAGTGGGtgcttcacttttttttctggGCTTGCTAACGTTTAGAATAGATAAGCTATCCTTtacaattgttataaaatatgggATTTTTAAATTAGGACCGACACCACAATGTGTATATTTCCATGTTCAATATCTTCCAAAACATACatccttatatacatatacctacaATTATATCTGTTGTCCAACATGACAGACTCGTTACATATTTATTGGGTGGTCTGTTTCGTAGAAAAATACCAAACAGACCACCCAATAAATTCATTAACTCTGATTTATGTCAATTTATGTTTTGCCGCactaaaaagaaggaaagaccataaaataaaataaaaagtacttttttttcttctacatgTGGAAGAGTACAAACTCTAAtactttcgaaaaaaaacaaggTCAATATCTATACTTTTAAACCCTCACATGAAACTAAAAGGAAATCATTTAGAAGAGATAATCAGTCACAATCATTATTCTGCTACTatcaaaatatggatttaactaaaaaaattaatattttggacaaaaatttcaaatattaaatttttgaacaaaaatttcaaaaatccagggTTATTcacaatatatttgatttttttttttttttttttttcaaaacatcatttttcatgataaattCAATTTGGTGGACTCCTACGACTATGAACTTAGTGTACAAAGCTATGATATTGAAGAGTTTTCTAATTATAACgtaaatgttcaaaatactattaaactaattatttaaattgatgaatttgtactcaaaaaataaagtatcaacttcagttcgtGTTCGTGCAGGATCATTATGTagtaagttttattcaaatgattaattaatacaaaatattattcttcgattGATCTTGGAATACTAATatgattaattcataaagtcagAAGGGTCGAGTGTATTTGGACAATGAGTCAAATGGTCGCATAATAATGGCTGGATTCAGAGCCAAGATCACAAAATATCATTCCAAACTGAaactattaattcaaaaaaattatttttatatccatttgttatatttaatattagtaacttctatatcgtatcctttgtcatcattaatttgtttgattttctgtgtataacttatatattttttccattaatcatttaatatttcacTGTTTAGACGCTCTAAAATGAACCAAAAGCAGGAACGGGCCTCAAATTCTTCTGAATGTCCAAGCctgttttttatatctataaatataatgatgctaatttttttttattcctttgtttTAATTGGAGATTTGTCTCTGCTTGAAGTACtctatattgatataaatttcgAGAAcgtggaatttttttatagaataacaGAAATAAGATTATAGTCTGCATTTTTGTAGCCATGTCTATAAGAAGTGTTACGATCAGATATTTGCATAGTATACAAGTATATATGAGAACAAAGAAACTTGACAAGGTAAAAAAGTACGAGGCAAACGTGTTTGAGGCGAATTCTCCGAAAAACCATTTATTTGAGAGGTTGTATTAGTGCATGCCTTTATTTTAGAGatatgcaattaattttttggatagaatatgcttaaataaatttatacacgAATTTTGagcataattgaataaaaattgaggtAGTCATTGATGTTCAAGTAAGAGTCTGGTCAAATTTCGAcgccattttttgaaaaacatatatatttgatttttttaaatcaagatgCTTATATTTCTAGAATTAATGCATTCCCTGATCGCaaaattttcagaattttcATATCTAAGTGGTGTCTACACTCACTAAGAAAATTAGCCAATTCTGAAATATGTGCTTagattttttctacattttggCGGGAATCGCCAATTAGAAACCTTTTTCCATTtccaagaatattttatttttgaaagtaagtCAAAATGACAGATTTTGGAGTTTTTTGGTTAGTAATGgagatttattttgaagtttcctttaattggtgagatggGGTCTGACTGAAATTAAGGATctataatagtttttatagacACCTTTATTTTTGCTGGCTGTTTTTCTTTGTCATAAAGTTGTGTTcaattcaaatgtcatttttgatttataaagtcatttgttaaagtttttttttttttgaaattgttccaTAATGTTTAACAAATATGATAACTCTAGGTTCTCAAGATGTGAGTATTACAATATGTATTTGAAGTTTAACAATAAGTTGAAAAAGCAAATATAGCAAGCTATTGTTGAATATACCATCTACATAAAcacatattactttgaaaagtaattttaaggTATACActaagattaatataaaaaaaatggttaaaatatatttgacttttaCTCGTATCTATATTTTAGGCCATTTTTCCAGGAAAGCAAACGAGCAAAGTCGTACATGGGACCGTTTAAAGAACGGGgcattactataaaatgcatgCAAGGTGTAACAATCAAATCAGATTGCCAGATTTTTCCGGCATATTTGAGCACGAAATTCAGTTATGTGTTTTATAATGGTgaaatataggtacatataaatatttcacttaGGAGCTAAATCACTCCCACATGGAGTaaacaaaagaatatttatagtcttattatattttcagtGGCAGAACGCTGGTTCACTGTTGTCatgattttgatattatcaAAGGTGAGGTCTCAAAGATCACAGGGATCGACAGGAGAAAAAGGTTGTCTTCATTTGACTAGGCCGATCTCAAtacatttgaaacaaattttctattatttttgatttttcaatataaaactaCACAgaacgaaataaaataaaaatatattcaattactaTGGTAGacaatttcaaatgtatttcaGTTAATTTGGTCAAGATTTGTGTATAATTAACCAAAAGATCAGAATAATACacctttaatttttggaaaaaaaaaaaaattgagtatggaaAAGTCCGTGTTCACTTTGGAAGATATCATTATAAATCGATGAAATTTACAACAGATACTGTTTGAGGAATATAGAATACTAGCTTGGAGTTGTTAAGTGTTGatgaactttgctttaataatatacatatctactccccttttatcttcttttttattattacatactgAGCTAAACTACACACACTAAGTGCTAAACATAATCTTAAGTCCCATTCGTTATTTTATAGATGTACTtccctcttcttttcttttttaaatgacatactGTTGTACAAGTGCACACGCTCGATATTAAAATCGAGTTTctacagacagacaaactttgttttataaatatacgagTGAATGATAGTAactcatattttcaaatttagaggATTAATTTAATCTGGCATGAATTAAAGTATATAGAAAATTGCCTTAATCATATCATCACGATAGGTGTTAATGGGCTAAGGTTTAAGCTCAATTCAGTGGGTTATCCTTGTTTTtgagcaatttatttttttaatttttataactgagattaaataggggaaaaaagtcaaattaccttatgaatgtttttgttccataaaTGAAATGAACAGAGCTTAAACCACCTCCATGGGAGTCCATTGCCATTTGTACTGATGAGACCACTTGTGGTTGACActgttatatttgttaaaaagaaaataaataaaagttaacataaaattatacaatgtaaAGGCCCTGGTGACGAAATGAGAGTGAAATGTAATCCATAATAATCTTTTAGGCTGCAAATAGTAGACTTGTGataaatatggttttaaaaatttacgGTTCTTAGCTTTGTATAAAGGTATTGATGCCAAATGAAGAGCTAAATAAAATTCGAATTTAATACGCAAGAATAGAGCTCGGATGAAACCGAGAAAGACAAAATATTCAACAAGGAGGTGTCTGAGCTCATATCTGTACCCTTAAGAATCTTAAAAAGGCTGGGAAATGCCCTGGAGGGTACAAATGATCCTCTAAGGCTGAAAATGAGATATGGGTCCCTAATAGTCCAGATCTTAATCCTATGGACTATTTTGCGCAGGGTTATCCTAAATATCATACCAATACTGACCATATCTGACAATCTATGTTAATTTTGTGGAgttttatcattatcaaaattattttgcaaaagatCATTggatgaatgtttttttattactgaaaaaaatcatgtaaatcGTGTATATCAAGAAATTGATGATACCTTAAGAAAATGAGGCaaacatgaaattaaatttatctgaaATATCCGGAGTTATTTTTGAGCAGgagaattttacatttttaatcaaagactTTTCATTTCTTGCTTAATTCAAAGATTTGAGTTCATTTTGGACAATGGTTCACAGATTTTCAATTAGAGACAAATCATGATTATTGCTAGTTTATGTACTTTAAGTCTAAAATGATTTTCAAGTTTGTTCCAAGTCTATCCTCTTCAAATGAAGTGATGAGCACTTGCAAAAAGATTCCCTTGGACATGTGAGACAAAAATTTCCTCTCCAAAGTTGATTTACTTTATCTACTTCTTGTATTGTTGGGAGAAAAACCTTGTCCAGGATGTTCTCCACACAGTATATGGCTGCCAAAGTTTACCCTCGGTAGCATAATATGCAACTGAGTCAGTATTCTGGTGCTCATAAGTATCCACTTGAATTTCCTGGAGAAATTAAACAGTTTCATTAGTATCAACGTCTTCCTTACTACAAGCCCATACTCGATCAGTTTGTGAATTCTGATGGTGGAATAACCGAAATGGGACTTATCAGAGCATAAAATCTTCCTCAACTTCAAAATGTCACGATGTCTTCTCTCCTTGCAGAGTTTAaaacgtttttccttttgaatttttgttaatcTTTGCTTAAGCTAGGGCTAGGATGGAAGACCTATAAATATTACCTTCagtattttctcaatttcataGGACACTTAATTACCCTTCCTTGTGAGTAGATCCTTGTAGATTGACGTCATTTGGTCAGGGATTTTCCATGGCAACACCTCATTCCAACTAATACAGGCTTTAATTAAAGATTGCACaatgctataaatatttttagcatgttttgaaaaaaaaaagattgaaattgtatttatttggaATGAGGAATTTTATATGAGTGCATCTTTCCGAgcttataatgatttttttcaaaggtaTCATCCATTTCATGACATACTGTATTCTCTCACAAATCTTAATCTACCACCTAATATTATGAGTGtcaaaacaaaattgttaaCACTACTTTATAGGGCATTAATTGAGCCACCCCCGGACCCCTAAGATACAAGAATAAACACAATATTACCTTCAgcccattaaaaataaaggataaagTCTAATTCTTATACCcacttttttttactctcctgtataatttgattaaggtcagattcattattttgtaagaaaagtgCAGAATGGACGTCTCCATTCAACTAAAACCTCTTTGGTTAACTCAGTCGAATGGCCAAAATGGAAGGGAACTTTCTAAAGAAGCCCTGCACATCTTTTAGAAGGTGGATtcagaatgaaataaattatttcgatTCAGTGGATGCAAGACATCTATCAGTTatcagttgttattttttttaaataacgattgtattccatattttctgataaggttttttttgtatcaatttcaTCACCGGG
The genomic region above belongs to Lepeophtheirus salmonis chromosome 8, UVic_Lsal_1.4, whole genome shotgun sequence and contains:
- the LOC121123357 gene encoding LOW QUALITY PROTEIN: 2-amino-3-ketobutyrate coenzyme A ligase, mitochondrial (The sequence of the model RefSeq protein was modified relative to this genomic sequence to represent the inferred CDS: inserted 1 base in 1 codon), encoding MSSSVTIRTLSSNRLFCDILRHTHCYVPRPMSSSALKIVNKRLEEESDSICSAGTLKTEGVFSFQQDINIRVDGCSGPILNFCANNYLGLSCQPQVVSSVQMAMDSHGGGLSSVHFIYGTKXIHKELEDKISRFHGREDTILYASCFDANAGLFEKLLGPEDALLSDSLNHASIIDGIRLCKAKKYRYAHKDMKDLESKLQESKYARSRLIVTDGVFSMDGNVTPLPDIVELAEKYNALIFMDECHATGFFGKTGRGTEEFFGLEGKVDIINSTLGKVLGGASSGYTTASKQVVDLLRQRTRPHLFSNYIPPAVVSSASKVFDILMLDSSLLKKIHGNTLRFRSKMTQAGFTLSGDDHPICPVMIGDAKLAFDFANLMLERGIYVIGFSFPIVPKGQARIRVQISAAHATEDIDKTVDAFISIGKQLQVIS